In Luteitalea sp. TBR-22, one genomic interval encodes:
- a CDS encoding zinc-binding dehydrogenase, producing the protein MRAFRVERPGSAGLVDQAMPVPGAGEVLVRVEAVGICGSDLELVKGTRDAAFTRYPVVPGHEWAGVVAETSAAHPHLSAGTPVVVEGHHFCGHCAPCRAGRTHLCANYDEYGFTRDGGYREYVAARADLCHPLQRVDTALAALSEPTACALHAVERSAITPADRVVVIGAGPIGLLAVACAAGCHPARLVVADVRDTTFGVARAVGATDTVCANAPDLAAAVRDVLDGGADVVIEAAGHPLAQVAAADVLARGGRLTVLGIAGSDRTTPFNFDPLVFRDARLEAVFAYPSAVFGRAVRLIDEGRIDPSPLVTHRLPLTQVAGALAMLDARTEPAIKVLLDPRA; encoded by the coding sequence ATGCGCGCCTTTCGCGTCGAGCGGCCCGGCTCGGCCGGCCTGGTGGATCAGGCCATGCCCGTGCCTGGCGCCGGTGAGGTCCTCGTGAGGGTCGAGGCCGTGGGCATCTGCGGGTCCGACCTCGAACTCGTCAAGGGCACGCGCGACGCGGCGTTCACGCGCTATCCGGTGGTGCCGGGCCACGAGTGGGCCGGTGTCGTCGCCGAGACGTCGGCCGCTCATCCGCATCTGTCGGCCGGCACTCCCGTCGTCGTCGAGGGGCACCACTTCTGCGGCCACTGCGCGCCCTGCCGCGCCGGACGCACGCATCTGTGCGCCAACTACGACGAGTACGGCTTCACGCGCGACGGCGGATATCGCGAGTACGTCGCCGCGCGCGCCGACCTCTGCCATCCGCTGCAGCGCGTCGACACGGCCCTCGCCGCCCTGTCCGAGCCCACGGCGTGCGCGCTGCATGCCGTGGAGCGGAGCGCGATCACGCCGGCCGATCGCGTGGTGGTGATCGGCGCGGGCCCCATCGGCCTCCTGGCGGTGGCGTGCGCGGCGGGCTGCCATCCCGCGCGTCTCGTCGTCGCCGATGTGCGCGACACGACCTTCGGCGTGGCGCGTGCCGTGGGTGCCACCGATACGGTCTGCGCCAACGCGCCCGACCTGGCCGCCGCGGTGCGCGACGTGCTCGACGGCGGCGCCGACGTCGTGATCGAGGCGGCGGGGCACCCGCTGGCGCAGGTCGCCGCGGCCGACGTGCTCGCGCGCGGCGGGCGACTCACGGTGCTGGGCATCGCGGGCTCCGACCGCACCACGCCGTTCAATTTCGATCCCCTGGTGTTCCGCGACGCGCGCCTCGAGGCCGTGTTCGCGTATCCCTCCGCCGTGTTCGGCCGTGCCGTGCGGCTCATCGACGAGGGGCGGATCGACCCGTCGCCGCTCGTCACGCATCGCCTGCCGCTCACGCAGGTCGCCGGCGCGCTGGCGATGCTCGACGCACGCACCGAACCTGCCATCAAGGTCCTTCTCGATCCGCGAGCCTGA
- the moaA gene encoding GTP 3',8-cyclase MoaA, giving the protein MILDRWQRPLGHLRISVTDRCNLRCAYCMPEPDYVWLPRTTLLTFEELTRVTRLVSALGVRHVRLTGGEPLLRAQVTDLTRQLSAIGSLDDIAMTTNGVLLAPLAPGLRDAGLRRITVSLDTLRADRFRELTRRDQLDDVLAGIEAASLAFGRIKIDTVLMRGTNDDEIEPLLAYAAQRGAEIRFIEYMDVPGATHWDAAKVVSREEILARVGRAFGPVEALPSDGPAPALRYRLASGQVFGIIASTTTPFCATCDRLRLTADGHLFFCLYATRGLDIRTPLRDGASDEELTALIRTAWQARTDRGAEARLAAPDRGAFVGVDALRKSPQLEMHTRGG; this is encoded by the coding sequence GTGATTCTCGATCGGTGGCAGCGCCCGCTCGGCCACCTGCGCATTTCGGTCACCGACCGCTGCAACCTGCGCTGCGCCTACTGCATGCCCGAGCCGGACTACGTCTGGCTCCCGCGCACGACCCTGCTGACCTTCGAGGAGCTGACGCGGGTGACGCGCCTGGTCAGCGCACTCGGCGTCCGCCACGTGCGGCTCACGGGCGGCGAGCCCCTGCTGCGCGCCCAGGTCACCGACCTGACCCGGCAACTGTCGGCGATCGGGTCGCTCGACGACATCGCGATGACGACCAACGGCGTGCTCCTCGCGCCACTGGCGCCCGGGCTTCGCGACGCCGGCCTGCGGCGGATCACCGTGAGCCTCGACACGCTGCGCGCCGACCGCTTCCGGGAACTGACCCGTCGCGATCAGCTCGACGACGTGCTGGCCGGCATCGAGGCCGCCAGCCTGGCATTCGGCCGCATCAAGATCGACACCGTGCTGATGCGCGGCACCAACGACGACGAGATCGAGCCGCTGCTGGCCTACGCCGCGCAACGGGGTGCGGAGATCCGCTTCATCGAATACATGGACGTGCCGGGCGCGACGCACTGGGACGCCGCGAAGGTGGTGTCGCGCGAGGAGATCCTCGCCCGCGTCGGGCGCGCCTTCGGCCCCGTGGAGGCGCTCCCCTCCGACGGCCCGGCGCCGGCGCTCCGCTACCGCCTCGCATCAGGCCAGGTGTTCGGCATCATCGCGTCGACGACGACGCCGTTCTGCGCCACGTGCGACCGCCTGCGCCTGACAGCCGACGGGCACCTGTTCTTCTGTCTGTATGCCACCAGGGGCCTCGACATCCGCACGCCGCTGCGCGACGGGGCCAGTGACGAGGAGCTCACCGCCCTGATCCGCACGGCATGGCAGGCCCGTACCGACCGCGGCGCGGAAGCACGCCTGGCGGCCCCCGATCGCGGCGCGTTCGTCGGCGTGGACGCCCTGCGCAAGTCTCCCCAGCTGGAGATGCACACGCGCGGCGGGTAG
- a CDS encoding DUF1080 domain-containing protein — protein MPVTRRQALGLLAVAPFGLQVAPLSSVALFDGKSLGQWKPVSFGGEGQVAVVDGAIRLERGYDLTGIVWTGAVPGPRYRLEVEARRVEGSDFFSTITFPVGKAHCSLVVGGWGGTVVGFSSLDGLDASENESSQTFTFKDGQWYRLAVEVTPDLLEGFIDGTRVTQAKTTGREVDVRIEMNPCRPIGIASWRTTSDIRAITLQERA, from the coding sequence GTGCCGGTCACCCGCCGTCAGGCCCTCGGCCTGCTGGCCGTCGCGCCGTTCGGCCTGCAGGTCGCGCCGCTCTCGTCGGTGGCGTTGTTCGACGGCAAGTCGCTGGGGCAGTGGAAGCCGGTTTCGTTCGGCGGCGAAGGCCAGGTCGCTGTCGTCGATGGCGCCATTCGTCTGGAACGCGGCTACGACCTGACCGGCATCGTGTGGACCGGCGCCGTGCCCGGGCCGCGGTACCGGCTCGAGGTGGAGGCACGACGCGTGGAGGGGTCGGACTTCTTCTCCACGATCACCTTCCCGGTGGGCAAGGCGCACTGCAGCCTGGTGGTCGGCGGCTGGGGCGGCACGGTTGTGGGCTTCTCGAGCCTCGACGGCCTGGACGCCTCGGAGAACGAGTCGAGCCAGACCTTCACCTTCAAGGACGGGCAGTGGTACCGCCTCGCGGTCGAGGTGACGCCGGACCTGCTCGAGGGATTCATCGACGGGACGCGTGTCACCCAGGCGAAGACCACCGGCCGCGAGGTGGACGTGCGGATCGAGATGAACCCCTGCCGCCCCATCGGCATCGCGAGCTGGCGGACGACGAGCGACATCCGGGCGATCACGCTGCAGGAGCGGGCGTGA
- a CDS encoding FN3 domain-containing metallophosphoesterase family protein, producing MSGVSRRDWLRSGSVAVAGAFVPAVAGADGIVRPPQDFKVLGAPVVQALTPTSVSIAWAVNDTSTGWVEYGEGETLGSMAGGDADGLRPLDARVQRVRIEGLRPGTRYHYRAVSVPIAFLGAYDIRRGRPYESRTYSFVTPDAGAAGRVSAAIINDTHEQPDTLKGLFTQLADAPGDLLFWNGDMFNDIATEQQLAEQLLYPAGMAYAAARPVCFARGNHDVRGAEARALGRVLDTPDRHYFFTLRQGPVAFIVLDTGEDKPDDAPVYAGLGTFDAYRTRQAAWLADALTRAEVRDAPFRVVVVHIPLYGEKPVPFHGGADARDKWHDTLVRGRVDLMITGHTHRHAWLPPDATRPFGQLTGGGPQPAAATLIRLEADTQRLVARMHRLDGSVISEHVIARR from the coding sequence GTGAGCGGGGTCTCGAGGCGCGACTGGTTGCGTTCGGGCTCGGTGGCGGTCGCGGGCGCGTTCGTGCCGGCCGTGGCGGGCGCCGACGGCATCGTCCGTCCGCCGCAGGACTTCAAGGTGCTCGGTGCCCCGGTCGTGCAGGCGCTGACGCCGACGTCGGTGTCGATCGCCTGGGCGGTCAACGACACGAGCACGGGGTGGGTGGAGTACGGCGAGGGGGAGACCCTGGGATCGATGGCCGGCGGCGACGCCGACGGGCTGCGGCCGCTTGACGCGCGCGTGCAGCGCGTCCGCATCGAGGGATTGCGCCCGGGGACCCGCTATCACTATCGCGCGGTGAGCGTCCCCATCGCGTTCCTCGGCGCCTACGACATCCGCCGGGGGCGTCCCTACGAGAGCCGCACCTACAGCTTCGTGACGCCGGATGCGGGCGCGGCGGGCCGCGTGTCGGCCGCCATCATCAACGACACGCACGAGCAGCCCGACACCCTGAAGGGCCTGTTCACGCAACTTGCCGATGCGCCCGGCGATCTCCTGTTCTGGAACGGCGACATGTTCAACGACATCGCCACCGAGCAGCAACTCGCCGAGCAGTTGCTGTACCCCGCCGGCATGGCCTACGCCGCGGCGCGGCCGGTGTGCTTCGCGCGCGGCAATCACGACGTGCGCGGCGCCGAGGCGCGCGCGCTCGGCCGCGTGCTCGACACGCCGGACCGGCACTACTTCTTCACGTTGCGCCAGGGTCCGGTGGCCTTCATCGTGCTGGACACCGGCGAGGACAAGCCCGACGACGCGCCGGTCTATGCGGGACTGGGGACCTTCGATGCGTACCGGACGCGACAGGCCGCCTGGCTGGCCGACGCCCTGACGCGCGCCGAGGTCCGCGATGCGCCGTTCCGGGTCGTGGTGGTGCACATTCCGCTGTACGGCGAGAAGCCGGTGCCCTTCCACGGTGGTGCCGACGCCCGCGACAAGTGGCACGACACGCTGGTCCGCGGGCGGGTCGACCTGATGATCACCGGCCACACCCATCGCCATGCCTGGCTTCCGCCCGACGCGACGCGCCCGTTCGGGCAGTTGACCGGCGGCGGTCCGCAGCCGGCGGCGGCGACGCTGATTCGACTCGAGGCCGACACGCAGCGCCTCGTTGCGCGGATGCATCGCCTCGACGGCAGCGTCATCAGCGAACACGTGATTGCACGAAGGTAG
- a CDS encoding mandelate racemase/muconate lactonizing enzyme family protein, translating into MKVTHIETLLVGTEWRNFTICRVHTDEGLTGLGESRIPNHPHALEAYAQAASRHIIGRDPFDIESLVMRMRRDDYSRAGEIMSSGIALFEMACWDIVGKALGQPVYRLLGGQVRDRIRAYANGWYRVERTPEQFHAAAKAVVAKGYTALKFDPFGPGYYEMDVAERRRVVALVEAVRDAIGPDAEILLEMHGRFSPVQAVQIARLLEPYGLGWIEEPVPPENLAALRSVREQLPGITIATGERIHARHEFRELFELRAADVVQFDVTHIGGLLESKKLAAQADVHYVTCAPHNVGGQISTAANLHLAACTTNFRIQEYFNDFADPWVKDTAPGCPPVVDGYFALPTAPGLGVELDEAVCAAHPCGSTHFNLFAEGWEKREGAGR; encoded by the coding sequence ATGAAGGTCACGCACATCGAGACGCTCCTGGTCGGCACGGAGTGGCGCAACTTCACGATCTGCCGCGTCCACACCGACGAAGGGCTCACCGGTCTCGGCGAGTCGCGCATCCCGAATCACCCGCATGCGCTCGAGGCGTACGCGCAGGCAGCCTCGCGTCACATCATCGGCCGCGACCCGTTCGACATCGAGTCGCTGGTGATGCGCATGCGCCGCGACGACTACTCGCGGGCCGGCGAGATCATGAGCTCCGGCATCGCCCTCTTCGAGATGGCCTGCTGGGACATCGTCGGCAAGGCGCTGGGCCAGCCGGTGTACCGGCTGCTGGGCGGGCAGGTGCGCGACCGCATCCGCGCGTACGCCAACGGCTGGTATCGCGTCGAGCGCACGCCGGAGCAGTTCCATGCGGCGGCGAAGGCCGTGGTCGCCAAGGGCTACACGGCGTTGAAGTTCGATCCGTTCGGCCCCGGCTACTACGAGATGGACGTCGCCGAGCGTCGCCGCGTGGTCGCGCTCGTCGAGGCGGTGCGCGATGCCATCGGCCCCGACGCAGAGATCCTGCTCGAGATGCACGGCCGCTTCTCGCCGGTGCAGGCGGTGCAGATCGCCCGCCTCCTCGAGCCGTACGGCCTCGGCTGGATCGAGGAGCCCGTGCCGCCAGAGAACCTGGCCGCGCTGCGCAGTGTGCGCGAGCAATTGCCTGGCATCACCATCGCGACGGGGGAGCGCATCCACGCCCGCCACGAGTTCCGGGAGCTCTTCGAACTGCGCGCAGCCGACGTGGTGCAGTTCGACGTCACGCACATCGGCGGCCTGCTCGAGAGCAAGAAGCTGGCGGCGCAGGCCGACGTGCACTACGTGACGTGCGCGCCGCACAACGTCGGTGGGCAGATCTCGACGGCCGCCAACCTGCACCTGGCGGCCTGCACCACCAACTTCCGCATCCAGGAATACTTCAACGACTTCGCCGACCCGTGGGTGAAGGACACCGCCCCCGGCTGCCCGCCGGTGGTCGACGGCTACTTCGCGCTGCCGACGGCGCCGGGGCTGGGCGTCGAGCTCGACGAGGCGGTGTGCGCGGCGCATCCCTGCGGCAGCACGCACTTCAACCTGTTCGCGGAAGGGTGGGAGAAGCGCGAGGGTGCGGGGCGGTGA
- a CDS encoding ammonium transporter, with protein MRVLPFFVLTAVALAALLPRSAPAVPAGGPWQPGDVAWMLTATGLVLLMTPGLSFFYGGMVRFKNVVSTMLQSFVALGVISLLWVVVGFSLAFGDSIGGLIGNPLTFFMLDGVGAATHPDLSPTIPLLLFALFQLKFAIITPALITGAFAERVRFSSYLLFMVLFSLVIYSPLAHMTWHPQGWLRQMGVLDFAGGTVVHMSAGLAALAGALSLGRRQSHVANEPHEPANIPYVLLGTGMLWFGWFGFNAGSALAANDAAVLAFATTNTASAAAMLGWVFFDMVRGRKPSAMGACIGAVVGLVAITPAAGLVSIRHSIAIGLIASIVSNLAVHWKSQSTLDDTLDVFPCHGVGGMVGMLLTGVFAKDVGLVNGQWRTFGVHLLALVVVTAFAFLGSWLLYRVVDTLWPMRVSPDAEADGLDLSQHGEVAATFDSLPEERPLLEHVA; from the coding sequence GTGCGTGTACTCCCCTTCTTCGTCCTGACAGCTGTCGCGTTGGCGGCTCTCCTGCCCCGGTCGGCGCCGGCGGTTCCGGCCGGCGGACCGTGGCAGCCCGGTGATGTGGCCTGGATGCTCACGGCCACTGGGCTGGTCCTGCTGATGACACCCGGCCTGTCGTTCTTCTACGGCGGCATGGTCCGCTTCAAGAACGTCGTCTCCACCATGCTCCAGAGCTTCGTCGCCCTGGGCGTAATCAGCCTGCTCTGGGTCGTGGTCGGCTTCAGCCTGGCCTTCGGCGACAGCATCGGCGGCCTGATTGGCAACCCCCTGACGTTCTTCATGCTCGACGGCGTCGGTGCCGCCACCCATCCCGACCTCTCCCCGACCATCCCGCTGCTCCTGTTCGCGCTCTTCCAGTTGAAGTTCGCCATCATCACGCCCGCCCTGATCACCGGGGCGTTCGCCGAGCGGGTCCGGTTCTCCAGTTACCTGCTGTTCATGGTCTTGTTCAGCCTCGTCATCTACTCGCCGCTCGCGCACATGACCTGGCACCCGCAGGGCTGGCTGCGCCAGATGGGGGTCCTCGACTTCGCCGGTGGCACGGTGGTCCACATGTCGGCCGGCCTGGCGGCGCTGGCCGGGGCGCTGTCGCTCGGACGTCGCCAGAGCCATGTCGCCAACGAACCGCACGAGCCGGCCAACATCCCCTACGTCCTGCTCGGCACCGGCATGCTCTGGTTCGGGTGGTTCGGCTTCAACGCCGGGTCGGCGCTGGCCGCCAACGACGCCGCCGTGCTCGCCTTCGCCACCACCAACACCGCGTCGGCAGCCGCGATGCTCGGCTGGGTGTTCTTCGACATGGTGCGGGGGCGCAAGCCCTCGGCGATGGGGGCCTGCATCGGGGCCGTCGTCGGCCTGGTCGCCATCACGCCAGCGGCTGGCCTGGTGAGCATCCGCCACAGCATCGCCATCGGGTTGATCGCCAGCATCGTGTCCAACCTCGCCGTCCACTGGAAGTCGCAGAGCACGCTCGACGACACACTGGACGTGTTCCCGTGTCACGGGGTCGGCGGGATGGTCGGCATGCTGCTGACCGGCGTCTTCGCCAAGGACGTCGGCCTCGTCAACGGGCAGTGGCGGACGTTCGGCGTGCACCTGCTCGCCCTGGTGGTCGTCACGGCCTTCGCGTTCCTGGGGTCGTGGCTGCTCTACCGCGTCGTGGACACCCTGTGGCCGATGCGCGTCTCCCCCGACGCCGAGGCCGACGGCCTCGACCTCAGCCAGCACGGCGAAGTCGCCGCGACCTTCGATTCGTTGCCCGAGGAACGTCCCCTCCTCGAACACGTGGCCTGA
- a CDS encoding U32 family peptidase, with amino-acid sequence MPLPESAAARLLRALDLPTGDAHDLPASPHRFPDGAQYRVEIPSVEGPRVLAAVLDEAKARRVPIHRVSQGSGIMLLTDAEILEMCAMCRAERMELSLFVGPRAAWDTGATIVSPAGKTLGAQLRGQDQVRHGLDDVIRATELGVRSVLVADMGLLRILDLAKQAGHLPKDLVIKISVQLAAANPLAVAVLADEGATTINVPTDLSLAQLAAIRQHCDIPLDVYVEVPDGFGGFVRHYEIPQLIESVAPVYVKFGLRNAPDIYPSGLHLETVAINMARERVRRAELGLALLARQTGTAPSSAPGPDARSPVPDGAAAPLIMSPVGAPDAPGIPAETH; translated from the coding sequence ATGCCGCTTCCCGAATCCGCTGCCGCCCGCCTCCTGCGGGCACTCGACCTGCCCACCGGCGACGCCCACGACCTTCCCGCGTCGCCGCATCGCTTCCCCGACGGCGCGCAGTATCGGGTCGAGATCCCGAGCGTCGAGGGTCCGCGCGTGCTTGCCGCCGTGCTCGACGAGGCAAAGGCGCGTCGTGTGCCGATCCATCGCGTCTCGCAGGGCTCGGGGATCATGCTGCTCACCGACGCCGAGATCCTCGAGATGTGCGCGATGTGTCGCGCGGAGCGGATGGAGCTGTCGCTGTTCGTCGGTCCGCGCGCCGCGTGGGACACGGGCGCGACCATCGTGTCGCCGGCCGGCAAGACACTTGGCGCGCAGTTGCGCGGCCAGGACCAGGTGCGTCATGGGTTGGACGACGTGATCCGGGCAACCGAGTTGGGCGTGCGCAGCGTGCTGGTGGCCGACATGGGCCTGCTGCGCATCCTCGATCTCGCCAAGCAGGCAGGGCACCTGCCGAAGGACCTGGTCATCAAGATCAGCGTGCAGCTCGCGGCCGCCAACCCGCTCGCCGTCGCCGTCCTCGCCGACGAGGGCGCGACGACGATCAACGTGCCGACCGACCTGTCGCTGGCGCAGCTGGCGGCCATCCGGCAGCACTGCGACATCCCGCTCGACGTGTACGTGGAAGTGCCCGACGGCTTCGGCGGCTTCGTGCGGCACTACGAGATTCCGCAACTGATCGAGTCGGTGGCGCCGGTCTACGTGAAGTTCGGCCTGCGCAACGCGCCCGACATCTATCCCTCGGGCCTGCACCTCGAGACGGTCGCGATCAACATGGCCCGCGAGCGCGTCCGCCGCGCCGAACTGGGGCTCGCTCTGCTGGCACGCCAGACGGGGACTGCCCCTTCATCCGCTCCGGGGCCCGATGCCAGGAGCCCGGTGCCCGACGGCGCGGCAGCGCCGCTCATCATGTCGCCCGTCGGCGCCCCCGATGCCCCCGGCATCCCCGCGGAGACGCACTGA
- a CDS encoding c-type cytochrome: MRQPSLRHLTPQVSRGGRVIVVVAAVALLTTLTLRAQAPRARRADDAGADFSPKPPVQALTPAEQARRFILPPGYRMELVLAEPVIENPVAMAFDGNGRLYVAEMRGYMPDADGTNQHAPVSRISLHESTKGDGKYDRHTVFIDNLVLPRFVLPLDGSIVTMETDSDDMYEYRDTNGDGVADSKTLFYSGVGRRGNLEHQQSGFVWGLDNWIYSTYNAFRIRWTPSGIRKEPTGRNGGQWGLTQDDAGKMWFVDAGGERGPMNFQVPIHYGSFSVRDQFEEGFEQVWPAAFGYADVQGGMPRVRTPIGTLNHFTATCGPDIVRGHRLPADLRGDLLFAEPVGRLIRRAKIDVNEGLTQLRNAYPGSEFVLSTDPLFRPVNLATAPDGTVLVADMYHGIIQESNWTKPGTYLRKKIEQYQFDKIVRRGRIWRIVHDDHQPDPTRPRMLGEGVDALVAHLDHPNGWWRDTAQRLLVLRQDRRVVPALVEKARTATALVARFHALWTLEGLGALEPDLVRELMKDPSPHMRIQAMRASESLFTAGDTSFVADVRALTQDADTSVVIQAMLTLKLWKVTDLAAIVKAAQATRPTRGVREIGDQILRPPVPPGFTSRTMTATQREALQRGEAVYDELCYACHGTDGKGAPLAGAPAGTRMAPPLAGSPRLLGHRDYAIRTLLHGLTGPIEGTTYPGGVMAPMGDQSDEWIANVTSFVRNSFGNRAAFISAADVARVRAASRGRQGNWTVEELRSVVPQLIAPRPTWVALASHESETAARALTAAGGAWTSLVPQAAGMWFQIEFPEPTPVSELQFDSVAIVRPPAASPAAAGAGAAAAPTAGAAGATARPGGPPAPDVTGQPVTIVGYPRQYVVQTSADGVTWSPAIAEGSGRGLTTVITFAPVTTRFLRITQTASPDAAPPWSIQNLQLFGPPTTLASH; the protein is encoded by the coding sequence ATGCGACAGCCTTCTCTCAGGCACCTGACGCCGCAGGTCTCGCGCGGCGGGCGTGTCATCGTCGTCGTGGCCGCCGTCGCGTTGCTCACGACCCTGACCCTCAGGGCGCAGGCGCCCCGCGCGCGTCGTGCCGACGACGCGGGCGCCGACTTCTCGCCGAAGCCGCCCGTGCAGGCCTTGACCCCGGCGGAACAGGCTCGCCGGTTCATCCTGCCGCCCGGGTACCGCATGGAACTCGTGCTGGCCGAGCCGGTGATCGAGAACCCGGTGGCGATGGCCTTCGACGGCAACGGGCGGCTGTACGTCGCGGAGATGCGCGGCTACATGCCCGATGCCGACGGCACCAACCAGCATGCGCCGGTCAGCCGCATCAGCCTCCACGAGAGCACGAAGGGCGACGGCAAGTACGACCGCCACACGGTCTTCATCGACAACCTCGTCCTGCCCAGGTTCGTCCTGCCGCTCGACGGCAGCATCGTCACTATGGAGACCGACAGCGACGACATGTACGAGTACCGCGACACCAACGGCGATGGCGTCGCGGACAGCAAGACGCTCTTCTACAGCGGGGTCGGCCGCCGCGGCAACCTGGAGCACCAGCAGAGCGGCTTCGTGTGGGGGCTCGACAACTGGATCTACAGCACCTACAACGCCTTCCGGATCCGCTGGACGCCGTCCGGCATCAGGAAGGAGCCCACCGGCCGCAACGGCGGCCAGTGGGGGCTCACGCAGGACGATGCCGGGAAGATGTGGTTCGTGGACGCGGGTGGCGAGCGCGGCCCCATGAACTTCCAGGTGCCGATCCATTACGGCTCGTTCTCGGTCCGCGATCAGTTCGAGGAAGGCTTCGAGCAGGTGTGGCCGGCGGCGTTCGGCTATGCGGACGTGCAGGGCGGCATGCCCCGCGTGCGGACACCCATCGGCACGCTGAACCACTTCACCGCGACGTGCGGCCCCGACATCGTCCGCGGCCATCGCCTGCCGGCCGACCTGCGCGGCGACCTGCTGTTTGCCGAGCCCGTCGGACGCCTGATCCGCCGCGCGAAGATCGACGTCAACGAGGGGCTCACGCAGTTGCGCAATGCGTACCCGGGATCGGAGTTCGTCCTCAGCACCGACCCGCTGTTCCGGCCCGTGAACCTCGCCACGGCCCCGGACGGCACGGTGTTGGTGGCCGACATGTACCACGGCATCATCCAGGAATCGAACTGGACGAAGCCGGGCACCTACCTGCGGAAGAAGATCGAGCAGTACCAGTTCGACAAGATCGTGCGGCGCGGGCGCATCTGGCGGATCGTGCACGACGATCACCAGCCGGACCCGACGCGGCCGCGGATGCTTGGCGAGGGTGTCGACGCGCTCGTCGCGCACCTCGACCACCCCAACGGGTGGTGGCGCGACACCGCCCAGCGGCTGCTGGTCCTCCGGCAGGATCGACGCGTCGTGCCTGCGCTGGTGGAGAAGGCGAGGACGGCGACGGCGCTGGTGGCGCGCTTCCACGCGCTCTGGACGCTCGAGGGCCTCGGCGCGCTCGAACCCGATCTCGTGCGCGAGCTCATGAAGGACCCGAGCCCGCACATGCGCATCCAGGCGATGCGGGCGAGCGAGTCGCTGTTCACCGCCGGCGACACGTCCTTCGTGGCGGATGTGCGCGCGCTCACCCAGGATGCGGACACCTCGGTCGTCATCCAGGCGATGCTCACGCTGAAGCTGTGGAAGGTGACCGACCTCGCCGCGATCGTGAAGGCCGCGCAGGCGACCCGCCCGACGCGCGGCGTCCGCGAGATCGGCGACCAGATCCTCCGGCCGCCGGTGCCGCCCGGCTTCACCTCCCGCACCATGACCGCCACGCAGCGCGAGGCGCTGCAGCGCGGTGAAGCCGTCTACGACGAGCTCTGCTACGCCTGTCACGGGACGGACGGCAAGGGCGCGCCGCTGGCCGGGGCGCCAGCCGGGACCCGGATGGCGCCACCGCTCGCCGGCTCACCGCGGCTCCTCGGTCACCGCGACTACGCGATCCGCACGCTGCTGCACGGCCTGACCGGCCCCATCGAGGGCACCACGTACCCCGGCGGCGTCATGGCGCCGATGGGCGACCAGTCCGACGAGTGGATTGCCAACGTGACGTCGTTCGTCCGCAACAGCTTCGGCAATCGCGCCGCCTTCATCAGCGCGGCCGACGTCGCGCGAGTGCGGGCCGCGAGCCGCGGCCGCCAGGGCAACTGGACGGTCGAGGAACTGCGCTCGGTCGTGCCGCAGCTGATTGCCCCACGGCCGACGTGGGTCGCGCTCGCCAGCCATGAGTCCGAGACCGCCGCCCGTGCCCTCACTGCCGCCGGCGGGGCGTGGACGTCGCTCGTCCCGCAAGCGGCCGGCATGTGGTTCCAGATCGAGTTCCCCGAACCGACGCCGGTCAGCGAACTGCAGTTCGATTCGGTCGCCATCGTGCGGCCTCCGGCCGCGAGTCCGGCCGCGGCGGGGGCCGGGGCAGCTGCCGCCCCGACGGCGGGCGCGGCCGGGGCAACGGCCCGTCCCGGAGGCCCTCCTGCTCCCGACGTGACCGGCCAACCGGTGACGATCGTCGGTTACCCCCGGCAGTACGTCGTCCAGACGTCGGCTGACGGGGTGACCTGGAGCCCTGCCATCGCGGAGGGCAGCGGGCGCGGCCTCACGACCGTCATCACGTTCGCACCGGTGACCACGCGGTTCCTGCGCATCACGCAGACCGCCTCACCGGACGCGGCGCCGCCCTGGTCGATCCAGAACCTGCAGCTGTTCGGCCCGCCGACCACCCTGGCCTCGCACTGA